The window CCATGTCTCACTTAGTTGTCCTATGTCTCCTTAGTATCCTCTGACCTATGACAACTCCTcagtctttcctttctttcatgaCCTTATTTTTtatgtggctgcactgggtctcagttgtggcatatgggatctagttccctgaccaaggttgaaacccaggccccctacaatGGAAGTGcggcgtcttagccactgaaccaccagggaggtcccagccTTGACACTTTTGATCATTTATTTTGTGGAATGTCACACAATTTAAGTTcatctgatgttttctcatgactAAATTGAGATTCTGCGTTTTGACAAAAATACCACTGAAGCGATGTGTGCTTTTCAGTACATCATACCAGGCGTACCTGATGTTGTTGTGTTTTGCTAACGATGATGCTACTCTTGATTGCTTTGTTAAAGCAATGTCTTTTGGGTTTCTCCactatgcttttattttaaaattatattaaaaaatttttaattactaaAGCAAAACATGCTCCTAAAaagttcaaacaaacaaaaagtataaAGTAAATATCCTTCCCACCACCTCTACCTCACCTTCCTAGAAGTTACTTACTTGTCAACACTTTGAGGTATTATCATTCTAGACCATTTtctatataatatacacatatataatgagTTCataccaattttttaaattttgctttactTAATAATATTATCCAGGGACAACTTTCCATGTCAGTACAATCAGATCTAACTTGTTCTTTCTAATAAATAGCTGCTATTTCATTCTCTGGGTGACCCTAATTTACACTTCTGTATTTTCCAGATTTTGTATGAGCacgtaaattatttttttaacataggACAGTTTATCATCAAAATTTCTATCTCAAATTTCATCAGTACgaaaatattcaaattttgtcagaaaattaaaatcattacaATTTaagctaatattttaaattttatatatttcatcacCAGGAATAGATTACCTAAAACTTTAAGTCAAAATGAGATCAAGGATAAAaagatatgttttaaaatgaaacaagagaaaagaaactcCACTGCCACTGATTTTATTGAATATCAGAGgccattcattttaaaaacacaccATTATTTTATGTAGGAAGAAAAAACATTGTCAATTAATTGGAAAATGCGatcaattttagaatttttaaagtgtGCAAAACAGGAGTCTTGAACAGAGTAAATAAGATAGTACCATGTTGGCCCTTCATTGACCAGAATCCCTATGTGGTCTTTCAGGAACAGACAGGATCCTATGACCAGCCTCTACTTCCAGCACATAGAGATGGAGCCAAATAATTCCTTTCGTGTGGACTCCGAGTTCCGATACACCCTCTTCCCAATTTTTTACAGCATCGTCTTTGTGCTGGGGGTCATTGCCAACAGCTACGTGCTGTGGGTCTTTGCCCACTTGTACCCTTCCAAGAAATTCAACGAGATAAAGATTTTCATGGTGAACCTCACCATGGCTGACCTGCTCTTCCTGGTCACCCTGCCCCTGTGGATCGTCTACTACTACAACCAGGGCGACTGGATTCTTCCCAAATTCCTGTGCAACCTGGCTGGCTGCTTCTTCTTCATTAACACCTACTGCTCAGTGGCCTTCCTGGCTGTCATCACTTACAACCGCTTCCAGGCAGTGACAAGGCCCATCAAGACTGCTCAGGCTACCACCCGCAAGCGTGGCATCCTTCTGTCCCTGATTATCTGGGTGTCCATTGTGGGCGCAGCATCCTACTTCTTCGTCCTGGACTCGACCAACATGGAGCCCAACAAGACCGGCTTGGCCAACATCACACGCTGCTTTGAACATTACGAGAAGGGCAGCATCCCAGTCCTCACCATCCACATCTTCCTGGTGTTCAGCTTCTTCCTCGTCTTCCTCATCATCCTCTTTTGCAACCTGGTCATCATCCGCACGCTGCTCACGCAGCAGGTGCAGATGCAGCGCAACGCGGAGGTCAAGCGCCGGGCGCTCTGGATGGTCTGCACGGTCCTGGCTGTGTTCATCATCTGTTTCGTGCCCCACCACCTCGTGCAGCTGCCCTGGACCCTGGCCGAGCTGGGCTTCCAGGACACCGACTTCCACCAGGCGATTAACGATGCACATCAGGTCACTCTCTGCCTCCTTAGTACCAACTGCGTCTTAGACCCCATTATCTACTGTTTCCTCACCAAGAAGTTCCGCAAGCACCTCACCGAGAAGTTGTACAGTATGCGTGAGAGCCGGAAGTGCTCCCGGGCCACCTCGGAGACGGGCACGGAAGTGGTCATGCAGCTCAAAGATGTCCCTGTCAAATCCCTCAAGTATTAGTCTAACTGTTGGAGCCAGGCCCGGAGGCTTCTTCTCCATGGACATCATCGACTGacctgaggggtgggggagggaaggggtgtCTACCATGGTCCTGGCACCTCCTCCCTGGGCACTGGTGGCCAGTTAGGTATGGAGGCTACCTCACCAAGGTGGGGGTGCTGGCAGAACCAGACCGCTGGGAAATTCAGAACTTAAATGAGCCCCTTCAGCCACCTTTGGACACATGCCATATAACCTTGGCTGGCAGAGTCATCCCAGTGTGATGGCTCTGGAAGGGATGTCAGGACCAGGGGGGCAGTCCTTGGGAGCAGACCCTGAGTCACCCAGTTCACGCCACCAAGCTGGCAGTCCCAAATGAGTCAGGCCCACAGTTTTGGCCCACCACTCCTGTTATCActgaaaagacagagaagggCTTTGGGGAAAGGGATGCTCCCCTGGCTATGGCACTATCTTTGGGATAGACTTCTGAGCCGGGAATATCCCACCCAGTCTCCACTCACAGGCACAAGGTCTTTTCGACACTTCCTAGGGGAGGGCCCCAGGTGGAAGGGGAGCCACTTCCACCTGGCTTGGTGGAACATTTTCCTAATTCATGTATAAACCTCTACTGAGTGGTGACCAGCGAAGATACAACATGCATGGACCAAAAACTAGGACAGGGAGCCTTTCTCCTGAATCAGATGCGTCTCTTCCACCGGCCTGGGGTAGCTCTGGGACAGCGGGAGAAACTCAACCGCCACTTCCACTGTCTGTTTCAACAAGGAGCTCTGAGAAAGTAACTCCTGTGAGGCAGCCACCCACTGTGGGCGGGCAAAGCCCGTCAAAGCCAAATTGGGGCCCTCCAGGCCACTGTGATGCCTGGAGGCTTCCATGGGAAATGACACTCAGGCTGAGAAGTGCCTGAGGGTAGGTGAGGCCTCCAGGGCAGAAGGAGCCTGTcatctcccctccctgcctcacTTTCTGGGAGGCCCCTCTGATTTAGCTCCCAGGAGGTGAGGGGAACAACTATAATCCCTAGGGAAGGCAGGCACTTTGAACTCTGAGTGCAGAAGAGAGGGGGAAACTTCTCTTGAGGACCTTTGGATGTCGGATCCTCCTCTCTCACCCTGAGCACCTGCAGTGTGAACCCAGCAGCCTCAGACTCAGGGGCTTGGAGGAGCCTGCCCCGATTTCCAGAAACCATCCTCCCTTCCAGCCAGTGTCCCTGCAAGGCTGGGATCCTGGTTTCCGGCACACTGGACTGATTTTCATAAATGCCTCTCAAAGGGCCAGTGACCTGCTTGGTACAGTCGCCATGGGCTGGACTTAGCAGAGATGACCATGTGAACAGTGGAGTGGATTTGAACTTTGGTGTCACACAGACCCGGTTTCAAGCTGTGGCTGTGTCACTTCCTGCCAAAGGACTGCGAGCTGGATTTCCTACCTCAGAGTTGTTAGGAGGATCCGATACCTCTTGGTCAGGGTGACTGCTCCTCCCAGAGTCTCTCTATTTTTGAGACTTTGTTCCCCCTAAATCTTCCAATAGGGGATGAGAGGTGAGTGTCTGGCTCTTGTGGGGCCAGACAGGTTCTCGCTCGGGAATAAGCAGCAAAATTCAGGGATGCTCTTTCAGGTTCTGCAGGCCACTCACTTGAATGCATATAAACTCTGGaactgtgagtgtgtatgtgtgtctacgtgtgtgaggtgtgtgtgccGCCAGCACAGCAGGGTGGGGAAGGTATCTGCATGAATGTAGTAGAGATAATAGCTTTGCTCAGAGAGAAGAGATGTGCAGAGTCAAGCAGAGACCAGAGGGGACCCCAGGGACCAGCTGGCTCCCCGCCTCTACGTCCAGCCCTCTTGCCCAGCCCTTCTCGAGGTTCCAATCTGCGCTACTTCCTTTGGGTCCTTGTGAGATTCCCTTGTTAGGATACACTTTCCTATTTTGCTCAAGTTCATTTGAATGAGTGATAATATTGATTACTTTGCAACCAAAAGAGCTCTGAAGGAGATAAATACTTGTATGCTAAAGCAGTGTTTCTTGAATTTCATCCGTTTGTGTACCCATATCATGAATTTTGCAAGATCCATGTACCATCTGTATgttttgctcaataaatatttttctctggattgagtcactttttaaaacttgCGCCTATTTAAAGATCTAAATTGTAAATGAAGGTGAATGCCACCTGGCACACATAGAGGgtaaacataaacataaaatgtCAGTATTAAAGTCAAAATATTCTTGGCGTCCTATCTACAGTCACCTCACGTGCCCCATGACTTGCAAGGCACACTTTAGGAGATGTGGCTGTGATGTATATAAAGCGCACGGGGGTCTGCATTTGCTAAGTGCTCAATAAAGAGACAAATGTTTTTGAGGTGATAGCTTGTGATTGCCCCCTTGCTTCTCACAGAAAGTTGCCCCAACACAGAAGCCAGGACCTCACTCCCACCAAGGAGTATTTCAGGTTGTAGTTCATGCTATGACCCTGTTGATCATTATCTCATACTCTGAACACAACCACCTTCCCCCACTGACCCTGTGACCTCTACCTGGTTGTGACCTTCTCAgatgctttctctctttttgatCTAGCCCAGAACTCCTCCTCCAGGTAACCTTCCTAAATTCCTCCAGATAAGTTAATTGACCTAGCAGCACTTTAGGTCTAAGAGGGTGCAATTTTTTTTATacctcttactccttggaagaaaagttatgaccaacctagatagcatattgaaaagcagagacattaatttgccaacaaaggtccatctagtcaaggctatggtttttccagtggtcatgtatggatgtgagagttggactgtgaagaaaactgagcaccaaagaattgaggcttttgaactgtggtgttggagaagactcttgagggtcccttggactgcaaggagatccaactagtccattctgaaggagatcagccctgggatttctttggaaggaatgaggctaaagttgaaactccagtactttggccacctcttgcaaacagttgactcattggaatagactctgatgctgggagggattgggggcaggaggacaaggggatgacagagaatgagatggctggatggcatcactgactcgatggatgtgagtctgagtgaactccgggagttggtgatggacagggaggcctagcatgctgcgattcatggggtctcaaagagtcggacacgactgagtgactgaactgaactgaactgaataactattGAAGTTTATCCATTTCAATGTATTCTTTCCTACCCTGGGGGCAGTAACTgaatctccctctcttttttcttttaaagattgaagtatagttgaaggAATTAAATCTTAATCATCAGTGTATCCACATTTCCCACTCAAGGTCTAGAATGAGCTCTGTCTAAAAAGCATCCTGCTTCCCCAGAGTGTAACATGAACACACACTGAAACATACATGCACTTGTTGTGAGAGAGTTTTAGAAGACTCTCTAGGGACACCTAAGAAAGGAATTTAATGTATATTTTCCCAaagttatattaatatatctatatttttaaaaagatgtcaaGGATTTTCAGAGAATCAGAATTTTTGGAGACGGGAGGGTCCAATTCCTTCATCTTACAGAGAGGAACATGGGGCTCAGAGGGGCTACACTACTGTAGAAATTACATAGTGTGGAATGCATTTCTTGCAATGGTAATAGGGTTATGGAAAAAGCTGAGTTGTAATTCTTTCAATGAAATATCACCAATCAGGATTTTCAAGCCATGTTGCACATCAAGAAGTCCTCACCCTGCCTTTCCCCCTGATCTCAGTCTTGACCCCAGGGAATTACCAGTGATCTCAGAGAACACTGGCTTAGGGAAGACCTGGCCCCTTACCTCACCCAGATGAGTCATAGCCAATAGAGCACTAAGGGCAGGTCACAGCTGACTACAACTGGGCACAGCTGTGCCTATTTTTGCTCATCTCTGTTATATCTGCGCTTAAGACCTGAGGCCACAAGCAGATATAATGAAACCCTCTTGTaaaacacttgttttttttttattttttattttattttttactttacaatattgtattggttttgccatacatcaacatgcttccaccacgggtgtacatgtgttcccaatcctgaaccccactcccacctccctccccataccatccctctgggtcatcccagtgcaccagccccaagcttcctgtatcctgcatcgaacctggactggcaattcatttcttatatgatattatat of the Bubalus kerabau isolate K-KA32 ecotype Philippines breed swamp buffalo chromosome 3, PCC_UOA_SB_1v2, whole genome shotgun sequence genome contains:
- the PTAFR gene encoding platelet-activating factor receptor, whose translation is MWSFRNRQDPMTSLYFQHIEMEPNNSFRVDSEFRYTLFPIFYSIVFVLGVIANSYVLWVFAHLYPSKKFNEIKIFMVNLTMADLLFLVTLPLWIVYYYNQGDWILPKFLCNLAGCFFFINTYCSVAFLAVITYNRFQAVTRPIKTAQATTRKRGILLSLIIWVSIVGAASYFFVLDSTNMEPNKTGLANITRCFEHYEKGSIPVLTIHIFLVFSFFLVFLIILFCNLVIIRTLLTQQVQMQRNAEVKRRALWMVCTVLAVFIICFVPHHLVQLPWTLAELGFQDTDFHQAINDAHQVTLCLLSTNCVLDPIIYCFLTKKFRKHLTEKLYSMRESRKCSRATSETGTEVVMQLKDVPVKSLKY